The DNA window GCAACCTGCAAATGCTCAGCTTGCTCCCCCTCTCATCACTACTGAACTGAATGATTTCCGAAAGCAGCCTTGGCCAGGTTCTGAATTCAGATTAGCAATGATAAAACATTGCTTGAAAATTTTACCATCCCTACCCATCTTTGGGCTTTCTTCTCTCAATCAGCAAGCCTACCGCCACTCATGGGATATGATCATTCAACTGACTATAGACACATTGTTTAATAGTTgtagaaaaaaatcactattgatcagagaaatgcaaattaaaacaactctgaggtatcacctgacacctataagagtggttaatatgacaaaaaaggaaaatgttggatgtgggaaaactgggacactaatctactgttggtggagttgtgaactgatccaaccattctggagagcaatatggaactatgctcaaaggctataagactgtgcataccctttgatccagaaataccactgctaggtctatatcccaaagatatcataaaaaagggaaaaggacccacatatgcaaaaatatttatagcagctcttttcatcgtggttaagaattgtaaatcaaaggattcccatcaattggagaatggctagacAAACTGTAGtttaattgtgatggaatattattgtcttataagaaatgatagggcagctaggtggcacagtggttaaagctctggccctggagtcaggaggacctaaattcaaatccagtctcagacacttgacacttactagctatgtgaccctgggcaagtcacttaaccctcatgcaaaaattaaaaaaaaaaaagataagcaggatgatttctgaaaagcctggaaagacttacatgaactgatgaatagtgaaatgaacagaaccaggagaacattgtacatagtaatagcaatattattttatgaagaattgtaaatgatttagttattctcagcaatacaatgatctaagtcaatcccaaaggactaatgatgaagcatattatctgcctccagagaaattttgatattgattgaacacagactggagcatgctatttttcacttccttttttcttctattcaggtcttcttgtacaaaatggctaatatggaaatgtcttacataattgcatatgtataacctatatctgattgcttaccatcttagggatgaagggagggcagggaaggagggagggatagaatttggaactcaaaactttaaataaaaatgtttaaaaattgaaaaaataattgtaacaaaaatgcaaagaaaattgTTATACATTGCCCATGTGTGCAGCCTCTACTTAAAATCATATCCCTCAACTCATTCTAACTAAACCTTTCTTCTTTctgatgtctggagaaaattccCAAACAGCCCATAGttcatagagaaggaaacagtGGTTCATGTGTCCAGAGTGCCTGCTTTAAATGCTGGAAATTATACAGTAAGGCAAGGACAGCATAGATGGGCAATCTCTTTTGACACACCACTCCAGAGCTTTGGATGGCAGGCTCTGAACCTCTGAACCAACTCTCAATCTGCTTTTCTGCTTCTGTGTCTCTCCAAAGTCCAGCTTCAGCTTTCCTGCCCTGCCAAAATTCAGACACAGCAGATAGTTGCATGGGTTGCCCCACAGGGGTTCCATCTCCCTAAGTTTGCTGCCATCAGCCTTTGTGCATTTGGAGCTTCAATTTCACTGCAGTGGTTCCAGCCCCCTCATTGGCAGACAGGAAGTTTCTCTCAAGGACAAAGAAAAGAGCTAGAAATCCTTCCACACCTAAGGGCTCCGCCATTTCTCGGATTCATTAATCTGTTTATCTCTCAAGATTTCCAAGATCGAAAATTTCacagaaatgaagcaaagaaacATGTGCTAAATAACACTACAGTTGGGtcttaaaaaatcaacttcaggggcagctagatggtgcagtggttaaagcaccggccctggattcaggagtacctgagttcaaatctggcctcagacacttgacacttactagctgtgtgaccctgggcaagtcacttaaccctaattgcctcactaaaacaaaacaaaacaaaaatcaacttcataagcaCAAGATGGAGAAGTAAGGCTAAAAAAGAGTTCATGTGGAAAGGACTTAGAGATGTTAATAGATAACATAACACAGTTCCCAAAGTTCATTTTAATCTAGCTTTCATTAAAAGAGTCATCATGTCCAGAATGAGGGAGCTAATTACATTTAAGACCATATCCAAGAcaccacatttttctttttctttctttctttctttctttctttctttctttctttctttctttctttctttctttctttctttctttctttctttctttcttccttccttcctttctttcttcctttctttttttttgcagggcaatgatggttaagtgacttgcccagggtcacacagctagtaagcatcaagtgtctgaggctggatttgaactcaggtcctcctgaatccaaggctggtactttatccactgcaccacctagctgcccccaaggcaccACATTTTAAGGTTATTGACAAGCTGAAGTGTGACCAGAGGAGGGCAAACAGGTTGGTGAAAGAACTAGATACCATTCCATCTTAGCAtaagttgaaggaattgggaatgttTAGCCTACAGAAGACTAATGCAGGAAAGAGAAGGGGTTTAATAGTTGatttaaagaatttaaatggATTTCATTAGGAaaggggattagacttgttttgcttgccATAGAGGGGGAAAACTAGCAGCAGTTGTTGGAATTTGTAGAGAAACAGATTTTTGctggatataaagaaaagtttCCTTATGATTATAGTTATCCAAAAGTTCAATGGGCTGTCTCAGAGAGGTTTTCTCTTCTTTAGAGGTCTTAAAACAAATGTGGCAATGTGTAGCAGGTAGTTCTTATAAGGTAGAGTGATGAAGAAGAGACAGATAAGAATCCCACCCCGTTTCCTCTTGCCCCCATCTTTAAGATGTGAgggataggggacagctaggtggtgcagtggctagagtactggccctggaatcaggaggacctgagttcaaatctggcctcagacacttgctacttactagctgtgtggccctgggcaagtcacttaaccccaattgcctcaccaaaaaaaaaaaaaaattaagatgtgaGGGACATCAGTcctttccagtctctccccttcccacccatCACCCATTAGTTCTCTAACAATCACACATGTTTCTCCTTAGCCTCATGCTGTTCCATCAGGCTATTGTGGAGGAAAACAGTAGCAATGGTGAAACCATAGTCACTATTCAACTATAAACTGCACTAACCATTATGAGTCTAGACCTACATGCTTACTTCTAACCACCACTGTAGTTCTACTGTTGGGCTCCTTAATAATGTCATTGAAACTAAAATGGTCTCTCATGGACAAAGGAATGTTTCTAGATCATCCCTTAGAACAGCTGGGTGTTGGTGAGCTATATCTTATAGATTGCTCCTTGGGCATATCCCACTCATGAAGTGAGAACACATTTATCCCCTTGTTGAATTCATGCCTCCACCATTCctcctattattttttttgtgtgtgtaaggcaattagggttaagtgacttgcccagggtcacacagctagtgtcaagtgtctaaggtcggatttgaattcaggtcctcctgaatccagggctggtgctttatccatggagccatgtagctgcccctcctcttatTAGTCTTGTACTGCAAAGTCCCGCAAGTCAAATTTTTTGGTATCCTTAAAGCCTaagagagtctttttttttttttgcaggacaattggggttaagtgacttgcccagggtcacacagctagtaagtgtctgaagccagatttgaactcaggtcctcctgaatccagggccagtgctttatccactgcgccacctagctgccccaaagcctaATAGAGTCTTACTAAGAAGGAGTAGAAACTAAGTCCAGGAGCAGCCCTCTATAAATGAAAGAGGATTTctttaaaatagaaaggaagatgaaACGTGTAAATAATGTGTAAGAGTTGTTGAATTTAGTGGTAAAAGTGACAAATGTGTACTTAAATGTTTCTacttctttcagttttttttttttagcttatgTACTATGGTATAAAAATGGATTGATCTATAATAATCATATTAGCTAGTacttatataggactttaaggtttgcaaaaatgcTTTACGTATGAGAATCTTGttagattctcacaacaaccctgtagatGTAGGGAccccattttaaatatgaggaaatcaaggctaaGTGAGGTTAAGTGTACCTCCTCACTCTCTATAAAGGCAGGTAGATGGCCCAGTGGCAGGCCTGTTTGAATAGAGCCAATTGTAATTTCCAGtctgagcatttacactttggaaatcagcaaatgttacaaaCCAGGGCTTAACTTATTGTCctcttgattgtctagatttaagaaagtgttaatgtAGATAAGATTTGAAAGCGTGTCCTTTCTTAGTTCTTTCTAAAAAAGTCCAACTTCtaaatataagtatatttatttttagattgGATATCATCACAGAAAGAGTTTAAACATGGTCTTTCAGGGTGAGAGGCATATGAGGCCCAGGAGTGCTAGCAAGAAGGACCCACCAACTTGAGTTAGGCAGAAGGAAGCTTTCTTGTTTGAAGTCGCCACTTCTTCCTGAAGCCAGCTGACCTGCCACTTAAGGGCCATGGGCTTTTTGAGGATCAGGGCCCATTTTGTCTCCCACTCATCTCCATGGCTGATGTGCCTGCTTGTCTCCTCCAGAACCAATTATGGCCCCATCTGGGTCGAAGTCCATGGTTCCATCCATTTACTCCATGGTCCAGGCCAAAGGTGAGGCCATGAGGACGATAAACAGCTGTGGGGATGGGATTTCTCATGTGCAGAATATTTCTCTAAAACATAAGAAAGTAATGGGTTTCAGAGCTGAATTCTCCTATGATCCTCTCCCAGCCTCTCCCCTAACTCCTTtaccccttctcctcccttcttagTCCTAGAATACAGCATAGAATCACAAACTCATAgaagttagagctagaagggaccatacATATAATTAGTCAtatagtccaatctcctcattaaaggaataaggaaactaaaggcaagagaagggaaatgacttgtgtaAGGTTACAATCAACAAATAACAGAGGcagaattagaatccaggtctgAACTGCCAGACTGGTTGGTCCACTGCTTTCAGGATGTTCCCTGACTTTCTAGGCATTCCTTTTCTAATTGTTATTACTATCACAATAGTATGGTAGTAACAATTATAAACTCACATATTGTAGTTTTTCAGATCTTCTATATACATTATCATATTTCACTGTTTTTCTAAAAAGCGTTCTCCATTTCTTGTTTTCATGCTCTATTCCCTACATCTTCTTTATTTTCCCACAGCCACAAAAATCCTCCCACCCTTGTTCTCCAGGACTTGAACACTTACAAAACAGAAGAAGAATCCAATGCCAGCACCCACAACCCCAATAATTGTGGCAACAGAGATGAGAGCAATAGCCCAGGGTTTCAGGGGCTGAGCAGGTCTCACTGGTGGGGCACTGCTGCTTGTACTGGAGATTCTCCCAGTAGTTGGAGAGCCTGTTCTAGTTGAAGAGTCCTTAGTAGAGGTCATGGAGCCTGTTCCAATGGTAGTAGATTCAAGAGTAGAGATGGTAGAGTAAGGGATAGATGTTACAGAAGCTGTAGAAGGGGTTGTGTGACCAGTAGTAGAGATTGTAGAGCCAATAGTAGAGGCTGGGGAGCTGGAAATAGATGTGGAGCTTGTAGTAGGGGCTGTGGATCCCATAGTAGAGGTTGGGGAGCTGGAAATAGATGTGGAGCTTGTAGTGGAGGCTGGGGAGCTGGAAATAGATGTGGAGCTTGTAGTAGAGGCTGTGGATCCCATAGTAGAGGTTGGGGAGCTAGAAATAGATGTGGAGCTTGTAGTAGAGGCTGTGGATCCCATAGTAGAGGTTGGGGAGCTGGAAATAGATGTGGAGCTTGTAGTAGGGGCTGTGGATCCCATAGTAGAGGTTGGGGAGCTGGAAGTAGATGTGGAGCTCTGAGTAGAGGTTGGGGAGCTAGAAATAGATGTGGAGCTTGTAGTAGAGATTGGGGAGCTGGAAATAGATGTGGAGCTTGTAGTAGGGGCTGTGGATCCCATAGTAGAGGTTGGGGAACTGGAAATAGATGTGGAGCTTATAGTAGGGGCTGTGGATCCCATAGTAGAGGTTGGGGAGCTGGAAATAGATGTGGAGCTTGTAATGGAGGCTGGGGAGCTGGAAATAGATGTGGAGCTTGTAGTAGAGGCTGTGGATCCCATAGTAGAGGTTGGGGAGCTGGAAATAGATGTGGAGCTCAGAGTAGAGGTTGGGGAGCTGGAAATAGATGTGGAGCTTGTAGTAGAGACTGGGGAGCTGGAAATAGATGTGGAGCTTGTAGTAGAGGCTGTGGATCCCATAGTAGAGGTTGGGGAGCTGGAAATAGATGTGGAGCTCAGAGTAGAGGTTGGGGAGCTGGAAATAGATGTGGAGCTTGTAGTAGAGACTGGGGAGCTGGAGATAGATGTGGAGCTTGTAGTAGGGGCTGTGGATCCCATAGTAGAGGTTGGGGAGCTGGAAATAGATGTGGAGCTTATAGTGGAGGCTGGGGAGCTAGAAATAGATGTGGAGCTCAGAGTAGAGGTTGGGGATCTGGAAATAGATGTGGTGCTTATAGTAGAGACTGGGGAGCTGGAAATAGATGTGGAGCTTGTAGTAGGGGTTGTGGATCCCATAGTAGAGGTTGGGGAGCTGGAAGTAGATGTGGAGCTCAGAGTAGAGGTTGGGGAGCTGGAAATAGATGTGGAGCTTGTAGTAGAGACTGGGGAGCTGGAAATAGATGTGGAGCTTGTAGTAGGGGCTGTGGATCCCATAGTAGAGTTTGGGGAGCTGGAAATAGGTGTAGAGCTTATAGTGGAGGCTGGGGAGCTGGAAATAGATGTGGAGCTTATAGTGGAGGCTGTGGATCCCATAGTAGAGGTTGGGGAGCTGGAAGTAGATGTGGAGCTCATATTAGAGGTTGGGGAGCTGGAAATAGATATGGTGCTTGTAGTAGAGGCTGTGGATCCCATAGTAGAGGTTGGGGAGCTGGAAGTAGATGTGGAGCTCAGAGTAGAGGTTGGGGATCTGGAAATAGATGTGGTGCTTATAGTAGAGACTGGGGAGCTGGAAATAGATGTGGAGCTTGTAGTAGGGGTTGTGGATCCCATAGTAGAGGTTGGGGAGCTGGAAATAGATGTGGAGCTTGTAGTGGAGGCTGGGGAGCTAGAAATAGATGTGGAGCTTGTAGTAGGGGCTGTGGATCCCATAGTAGAGGTTAGGGAGCTGGAAGTAGATGTGGAGCTCATAGTAGAGGTTGGGGAGCTGGAAATAGATATGGTGCTTGTAGTAGAGGCTGTGGATCCCATAGTAGAGGTTGGGGAGCTGGAAGTAGATGTGGAGCTCAGAGTAGAGGTTGGGGATCTGGAAATAGATGTGGTGCTTATAGTAGAGACTGGGGAGCTGGAAATAGATGTGGAGCTTGTAGTAGGGGCTGTGGATCCCATAGTAGAAGTTGGGGAGCTGGAAATAGATGTGGAGCTCATAGTAGAGGTTGGGGAGCTGGAAATAGATGTGGAGCTTGTAGTAGAGGCTGTGGATCCCATAGTAAAGGTTGGGGAGCTGGAAATAGATGTAGAGCTTAATGACATAGAACTTGTTACAGAAGTTGAGGTTGAGTCACCTGTAGGAAGACAAGTATAAAAAGGAGATTCTGGAGTTCTCCAATATGTACTTCTTTGTGTACTACATGCCATTACAGGCCCTAGACCTACTGATTTCATGAACAATTATCAGACCAAATACAAAAATCTGATTGAAAGACCACTGGCTCTGGCATTAGAGACCTGCTAACCTGTATGGTcttcagtaagtcacttaacttccataggcctcagttttctcatctgtacactGAGAATGTTGGACTAGTTGgcttctgtggtcccttctagttccagaCCTATGATCTCCAAAGATCAAGAGTCATGGAAAGCAAGGTCCAGTTCAGTCCCTATGTCTTCTCTGGTACAATGAGGCATAAGGTCCAAGGGGTTATCAGcatgtggtggtggtgatcatcatcaatcatcaatcattCATCATCAGTAGTTTGAATCTTAAAAGCACTCTAATCTTAGAAAGTACAAaggctttcctcacaataatactGTGAGGTATACTTCTCACTCCTCTCAGGGACTTATACACCCACAGTTCCTGCTTTCTTCACTCCAACTTCTACTCTCCCATATATTCTGTGTCCCCATATCTGTATCTTCCTGCCACATCTCTTCCAATCTAGGACCAGTGTGCCTCACCAATCAGGGTACAAAGTTCCCTTGGGGAGATGGGAACTGACACGAGAATTAGGACTAAATGAGCAGGGTTCAGACATTCAGATTGTTTCAGATTGGTTTAGAGGTCAGGACAGAATTGAAACCaacaaaaagactgaaattagATCAAATTTGGGGCTAACATGGTGGTATGTTGGGATAGAGGTATTCTGAGGATTATAGAAGACATACTGATCACTGTTGGCTTGGGAAAGGGCTATTAGATTAAAATGTTCCTGGGGGAAATGAATAATACTTTAAAGTGGGGAAGGAAATTAAGTCAGAATCATGGGAATCCCTCTGTTCCTATATATCTCTGAGAACTTCAGTGATCCATCAGAACCTTTTACCAAAAACAAATTCACTCACCATCTACCAAGAGTCCAGGAAGAAGCAACATTAGCAGCCAACGTGTGAGGGGAACCTTTTCAGTACTCATCTCAAGATAATCTTCTGggtaggagggagaaggagaacaaGGGGAGTTCTTGGAGAGAAGAGAGCTTTCAGGCAGAGAGCTGAACCTGCGGAACTGGATGCAGGGGTCCACAAAGCAtagagagatgaaaagggaaggagaagggagggcagagtctATGAGACTGGATGCCTGGGTTCCTTGGGCTCTCTCCACAGGATGGTCTCctcttttatgatttctctttcacttCCTAGTTACCGGAACATTTATACCTTTAGCTGGACGAGGAAAAGGGCCGGGCTCATAACTCATTGTTATTTATCAACTATGGCAAGGTTGGGGCAAAGGAGGAGTAGAAAGGTGTCAAGGGGAAGGTAAGAGAGGAGAATGACAAGATAACCACAGTCAGGGTGCTGATTCTAGGGAGGAGCAGGAAGTAGAACAAGACAAAGGGATCAAAGTTGTCAGTTGTCCAGAAACCTGTTCTCAATGGAGATCTTTAAATTCCTGATTAGGGAGGGCTGAGGTGATCCAGGCAGAACaccaagagaaaggaggaaggggtgcTACTTGACTGGGGTCTAGGTCTATAACATCTAGGTCCCTCAAGAGAATGGGCAGATATTGAGGAACTAtactcattgtttttgtttt is part of the Dromiciops gliroides isolate mDroGli1 chromosome 4, mDroGli1.pri, whole genome shotgun sequence genome and encodes:
- the MUC21 gene encoding mucin-21, giving the protein MGSTASTTSSTSISSSPTSTMSSTSISSSPTSTMGSTAPTTSSTSISSSPVSTISTTSISRSPTSTLSSTSTSSSPTSTMGSTASTTSTISISSSPTSTMSSTSTSSSLTSTMGSTAPTTSSTSISSSPASTTSSTSISSSPTSTMGSTTPTTSSTSISSSPVSTISTTSISRSPTSTLSSTSTSSSPTSTMGSTASTTSTISISSSPTSNMSSTSTSSSPTSTMGSTASTISSTSISSSPASTISSTPISSSPNSTMGSTAPTTSSTSISSSPVSTTSSTSISSSPTSTLSSTSTSSSPTSTMGSTTPTTSSTSISSSPVSTISTTSISRSPTSTLSSTSISSSPASTISSTSISSSPTSTMGSTAPTTSSTSISSSPVSTTSSTSISSSPTSTLSSTSISSSPTSTMGSTASTTSSTSISSSPVSTTSSTSISSSPTSTLSSTSISSSPTSTMGSTASTTSSTSISSSPASITSSTSISSSPTSTMGSTAPTISSTSISSSPTSTMGSTAPTTSSTSISSSPISTTSSTSISSSPTSTQSSTSTSSSPTSTMGSTAPTTSSTSISSSPTSTMGSTASTTSSTSISSSPTSTMGSTASTTSSTSISSSPASTTSSTSISSSPTSTMGSTAPTTSSTSISSSPASTIGSTISTTGHTTPSTASVTSIPYSTISTLESTTIGTGSMTSTKDSSTRTGSPTTGRISSTSSSAPPVRPAQPLKPWAIALISVATIIGVVGAGIGFFFCFAVAMVLTSGNSWSHKKTQSLLSESYLTKKPPCGSGDTERTSQSTEIPIPTEYPGTTTEEYTTEEDATEEYTTEEDTTEEYATEEYTTEVPGTTTEEYTTEVSGTITEEYTTEEYTNEVPGTTTEENTTEEYTTEEYTTEEYTTEVSGTTTEEYTTEEYTTEVPGTTTEEYTTEEYTTEVPGTTTENPRTMAKPTGFLKPWQIILISLAVAALTVGLCVGLGFFLVSA